The following coding sequences are from one Triticum dicoccoides isolate Atlit2015 ecotype Zavitan chromosome 4A, WEW_v2.0, whole genome shotgun sequence window:
- the LOC119284919 gene encoding histone H3.2 — MARTKQTARKSTGGKAPRKQLATKAARKSAPATGGVKKPHRFRPGTVALREIRKYQKSTELLIRKLPFQRLVREIAQDFKTDLRFQSSAVSALQEAAEAYLVGLFEDTNLCAIHAKRVTIMPKDIQLARRIRGERA; from the coding sequence ATGGCCCGCACGAAGCAGACGGCGCGCAAGTCCACCGGCGGCAAGGCGCCGAGGAAGCAGCTGGCGACCAAGGCGGCGCGCAAGTCCGCCCCGGCCACCGGCGGCGTGAAGAAGCCCCACCGCTTCCGCCCGGGGACCGTCGCCCTCCGCGAGATCCGCAAGTACCAGAAGAGCACGGAGCTGCTCATCCGCAAGCTCCCCTTCCAGCGCCTCGTCCGGGAGATCGCCCAGGACTTCAAGACCGACCTCCGCTTCCAGTCCTCCGCCGTCTCCGCCCTGCAGGAGGCCGCCGAGGCCTACCTCGTCGGCCTCTTCGAGGACACCAACCTCTGCGCCATCCACGCCAAGCGCGTCACcatcatgcccaaggacatccagCTCGCCCGCCGCATCCGCGGGGAGCGCGCCTAG